The genomic DNA ACGTTCACGTGCGGCTTCGTGCGATCGAATTTTTCCTTAGCCATAACTTGCTCCGTCAGTCGTCCCTGCGGGACTCTGTCAATCTCTACCGGACTCTCCCCGGCACTTCGTGCCGGGCTACATTCCCTCGCTACCTGCCCACGGTCTTGCCCTGCACCTTGGCGATGATCTCCTCCGCCACCTGGCGCGGGGCCTCTTCATACCTGGCGAAATGCATGGAGAAGGTGGCCCGCCCCTGGGTGTTGGAGCGCATCTGGGTGGCGTAGCCGAACATCTCGCTGAGGGGGACGATGGCGCTGACGACCTGCGAGCCGGCGCGGTGCTCCATGCCGGAGATGTGGCCGCGGCGGGAGCTGAGGTCGCCGATGATGGCGCCGGCGAAGTCCTCGGGCACCACCACCTCCACCGACATCACGGGCTCGAGCAGCACCGGGCTGGCGCGGCGCGCGGCCTCCTTGAAAGCCATGGAGCCGGCGATCTTGAAGGCCATCTCGCTGGAATCCACGTCGTGGTAGCTGCCGTCGTACAGGGTGGCCTTGACGTCCACCATCTCGTAGCCGGCGAGCACGCCGCCTTCCAGGGCTTCCTTGATGCCCTGGTCCACCGGCTTGATGAACTCCTTGGGGACGGCGCCGCCCACGATCTCGTTCTCGAACTCGTAGCCCTTGCCGGGGTTGGGCTCCAGGCGGATCTTGACGTGGCCATACTGGCCACGGCCTCCGGTCTGGCGGATGAACTTGCCCTCGGCCTGGGCGGGCTTGCGGATGGTCTCGCGGTAGGCCACCTGGGGTTTGCCCACGTTGGCCTCGACGCTGAACTCGCGCATCATGCGGTCGACGATAATCTCCAGGTGGAGTTCGCCCATGCCGCTGATGATGGTCTGGCCGCTGTCGGGATCGGTGGCGACCTTGAAGGTGGGGTCTTCCTGGGCCAGCTTGGAGAGGGCAACGCCCATCTTCTCCTGGTCGCCCTTGGTCTTGGGCTCGACCGCCACGGAGATGACGGGAGCGGGAAACTCGATGGACTCCAGCAGGATGGGATGCTTCTCGTCGCAGATGGTGTCGCCGGTGGTGATGTTCTTCAGGCCGACGCAGGCGCAGATGTCGCCGGCGTAGATCTCGCTGATCTCCTCGCGCTTGTTGGCGTGCATCTTGAGCAGGCGGCCGATGCGCTCGGAGCGCTGGCGGCGGCTGTTGTAGACGGAGTCGCCGGTCTTGAGCTTGCCGGAGTAGATGCGGATGAAGGCGAGCTGGCCGACGAAGGGGTCGGTCATGATCTTGAAGGCGAGCGCGGAGAAGGGTTCGTTGTCGGCGGCCTTGCGCTCCAGCAGCTTCTCGGGATGATCGGGATCGTGGCCCTTGACCGGGGGGATGTCGGCGGGCGAGGGCAGGAAGTCCACCACCGCGTCGAGCAGGGGCTGCACGCCCTTGTTCTTGAAGGCGGAGCCGCAGAGCACGGGGAAGAGCTTCAGGGCGATGGTGCTCTTGCGCAGCGAGGCCTTGAGTTCGCCGGGAGTGATGGTGTCGCCTTCCATGTACTTGTGCAGCAGCTCGTCGTCGTTCTCGACGATGGTCTCGACCATCTGGTTGTGGAAGGCGGAGGCCTTCTTCTTCAACTCTTCGGGGATCTCTTCGACGACGAACTCGGCGCCCAGGGTTTCGTCCTTCCACAGGATGGCCTTCATGGCGAACAGGTCGATGGCGCCCTTGAACTTGTCTTCCTGGCCGATGGGGAGCTGGGTGGCGACGGGGCGGGCGTTGAGGCGCTTGCGGATGGTGTCGATGGCGTGCTCGAAATCGGCGCCCATCTTGTCCATCTTGTTGATGAAGCAGATGCGAGGGACGCCGTACTTGTCGGCCTGGCGCCACACCGTCTCGGACTGCGGCTCGACCCCGTGCACGGCGTCGAAGACAGCGCAAGCGCCGTCGAGCACGCGCAGCGAGCGCTCCACCTCGGCGGTGAAGTCCACGTGGCCGGGGGTGTCGATGATGTTGATGCGGACGTCGCGCCAGAGACAGGTGGTGGCGGCGCTGGTGATGGTGATGCCGCGCTCCTGCTCCTGCTCCATCCAGTCCATGGTGGCGGTGCCTTCATGCACCTCGCCGATGCGGTGGGTGCGCCCGGTGTAAAAGAGCACACGTTCGGTGGTGGTGGTCTTGCCGGCATCGATGTGGGCCATGATGCCGATGTTCCTGCACCGCTCGAGTTGGACTTCGCGAGCCATTGCGTAATTTGGTAATTGTGTAATCGGGCAATTGAAAAACTGCTGCGTCGCAGCTCCTGAATCACCCAATTACCCGATTGCTCAATTCCCCAATCTCTCTTACCACCGGTAATGGGCGAAGGCCTTGTTGGCCTCGGCCATGCGATGGACGTCTTCCTTCTTCTTGATGGCGGCGCCACGGTTGTTGGCGGCGTCGAGCAATTCGTTGGTCAACTTCTCGGTCATGCCCTTCTCGGCGCGGCCCCGGCTGTAGGTGATGAGCCAGCGGATGGCCAGCGAGGTGCGGCGGTCGGGATTGACCTCGACCGGCACCTGGTAGTTGGCGCCGCCTACGCGCCGGGTCTTGACTTCCAGCAGGGGCTTGGCATTCTCCACCGCCTTGGTGAAGAGCTTCAGCGCCTCGCCTCCGCCCTTCTCCTCCAGCTTCTTCATGGCGTCGTAGAAGATGCCCTGGGCGGTGCTCTTCTTGCCGTCCCACATCATGGAGTTCACGAACTTGGTGACCAGCGTCGAGCCGTAGACCGGATCGGCGGCCACCTCCCGCTTGGCGATATGTCCTTTTCTAGGCATGGCTCAGAGAACCTCGGAAACTCTACTTGGGCCGCTTGGCCCCGTACTTGGAGCGACCCTGCTTGCGGTTGGCGACGCCCACGGTGTCGAGGGTGCCGCGGATGACGTGGTAGCGCACGCCCGGCAGATCCTTCACGCGGCCGCCGCGGATGAGCACGATGGAGTGCTCCTGCAGGTTGTGGCCGACGCCGGGGATGTAGGTGGTCACCTCGATGCCGTTGGTCAGGCGTACGCGCGCCACCTTGCGCAGCGCCGAATTCGGCTTCTTGGGCGTCTGCGTGTAGACACGGGTGCAGACGCCGCGCTTCTGCGGGCACTCCTGCAGGGCGGGGCTGGCGGTCTTGTAGTTCACCCGCGAGCGCCCCTGCTTCACCAACTGATGGAATGTAGGCACCGATGCCGCTCCTTGGGCGCGCACACCCGCCACGCGCCATGTGCTGGAATCCCGCGAACGGGACTGGCGGGCCGGGCGCGCGCTCCACAACCGGGCGGATCGCGCGCCGCCGCACCATGCTTTCCCCGCGCGTCCCAAGGACAGGCAAGGAAAAGTGTTGGTTTCCTCTAAGGTGGACTGACGACGGTGGCACCCAAGCCCTTGCGGGAGATGCTCCGTTTCGTCGCCCCGGACCTGCATACCCTCACGACGGGCGTGAGGCAGCGCAGGTGCGTTTCAGCGAGGGCGCCCTGCTAGCGGACCCGACTTCAGTCCTCGGGCGGAACGAACCACAGCTCAGCCACAACTCCAGGCAAGCTCAACCGGACTCGCGGAACCCATCTACTATAGCAAGCGCGCTTCCGCAACGTCAACCCGGGAGGCCCGGGTCAGCGCCCCTTGCCGCCTTTGCCCAGGTCTTTGACCAGGCGCAGGACCTCCTGCAGGCGGGAGCCATCCTCGTCGCTGAGCCCGACAAAACGAAATGCCTGCACGTGTCCGGCAGCCCCGGAGCGGGGTGCCAGCATCTCAACTAAGCCGGCGATCGCGAAGCAGGCGGTTTGGATCTCGACCTCGACCAGATCGCCTTCCGGGACAGCGGCGGTGAGCACCGCTCGCCCGCCGGTGCGGGAGAGCGTCTGCAGCACCCCGCTCACCGGTGGGGAGGTCGCGATGCGGATGGTCTGCGCCTGCATGCGCACCCGGGTGGCGCGGCGACCACGTTCGGACTGGGGAAACTCGGCCATGGAGCACACTCCGGGAGCTTCGGCCGACAGGGAGCGTACTGAAAGGACGCCTCCCTGGCAACTGGATTCGCGCCCGGGCGGGTGCGGCGAGCCGCCTCGGGGACGCGGGCGCCCTCATCGGCTTGCTGAAAGGGACGAGAGCCGTTAAACTTAACGATTTCCCCACTACCAGGTGTGCGAAGTTCCGCCGGAAAGCCAGGCGGGGAGGAATCATGCGGCGGTCGGCCATCATCGTGCTAGCGATCTGCGGAGCTTTCCTGGTGTCAGCCGGGCTGACGGGCTGCGGCAGCAGCAGCAACAAGAACAATCCCAACACGCCGGCTTCCATCACCCTGACGCCGACCACCGCTTCTCTGGAGCCGGGCGGCGTCACCCAGTTGCTGGCTACGGTGAAGAACAGCGATGGCGTCGTGCTCTTCCAGGCCATCACCTTCACCTCGAGCGCCACCCCGATCGCCAGCGTGGCCAGCGGGGGCAACAGCCCCGGGCTGGTGTGCGCAGGAAGCTGGGACAGCGCCACCACCCCGGTGGTGTGCACGCCCGGAAGCACCGGCACCGCCACCATCACCGCGACCGTGGCCGGGCTCAGCGCCACCGCTACCATCTACGTGCACCAGCACATCACCAGCATCACCCTCAACCCGGGCAGCGTGAACTGCGACTCGCAGAAGCTGACCACGGCGTTCAGCGCCACCGCCTTCAACGGCGCCACCGACATCACCAACACGGTGGGCCCGTTCACCTGGGCGTCGAGCGACACCAACGTGGTCACCATCGCCTCCAATACCAGCAACCCCGCCATCCTCAACCTGGCCACGGCGACGGCGGTCAACCCGGGCCAGACCACGGTGTTCGCCACCGCCGGCGGCACCAACAGCGTTCCCTCGAACTTCATCACCTGCCCCGTGGTCTTGGTGCGCGCACACCTGTTCACCTCCTCCGCGACTACGTTCACCATCGCGGTGGGAGGGACGCAGCAACTGGCCGGCGACGAAGTCGACAGCCTGGGGACGGTGGTCACCGTTCCCCTGACCTGGACTTCGTCCTCGCCGCCGACCGCGACCGTCAACAGCAACGCCCTGGTGACGGGCGTGGCCGCCGGCGGCGTGGGCATCACCGCCTCCTGCTCGCCTCCCACCTGCAACAACGGGCTCAACACCCCCGTCTACAGCAACGTGGTGAGCGGGACGGTGACCGGCACCGCGGCCGCGCAGACCGTCTACGCCACCAGTTCGCTGCTCAATCCCGCCTGCAGCACCGCCGGCAGCAACACCTGCACCAGCGTGGTCCCCATCACCACCAACAACAACACGGCGGGCACGGCCATCACCCTGCCGGCCAACCAGGTGCCGAACTCGCTGGCTTTCGACGCCGCCGGCGCGTCCGGCTACCTGGGCAGCTCGGCTGGGCTGATGGTCCTGAATCCGAGCAACAACAGCATCAGTGGCACGGTCACCAACGCCCTGGGGAAGATCCTGGCGGTCTCGCCCAACGGGAACTTTGTGATCGTGGCCAACCCCGGCGTGGACGTGACCGTCTTCAATCCGCCCAACAACACGGTGCAGACCCTGAACATCCCCAACGCGGCGGCGGCGGACTTCTCGCCCGACTCCCTGAAGGCCTACATCGTGGGCGGCAGCACGCTCTACGTCTTCCAACCGGGCCTGGCGCTGCGCACCATCGCGCTGGCGGGCGCCGCCAACGACGTGAACTTCCTCAGCACTGGCGGATTCGCCTATCTGGCGGGCGGCGGCTCTCCCGTGACCGTGCGCGCCACCTGCGACAATTCGCAGCAGGACACGGTGGCCACGGCGGCCACGCCCACCTTCATTCGGCGCGCGCCGGGGACGTTGAACATGGCGGCGGTGGATTCGCCCAACCTGGAGATCATCACCGCCAGCCCGACCACGCCGCCCCCGCCGGCCTGCCCGCCCACGCTCAGTGATGCGCTCACCACGGTGAATACCGGCGTCCCCTTCACGCCCAACGCCCTCATCGTCACCCCGGACGGCAGCAAAGCGCTCATCACCAGCAATCTGGCTGAGGTCACCATGGTGAACCTGGGCACGAACGCCGTGACCCACATCGCGCTCACCGGGGGAGCCAATGCCTTCACCGGCGGGGTCACGCTGGACAGCAAGACACTCTACGCGGGCGCCAGCGACGGCAAGGTGCACGTCATCGACCTGACCGCGGGAACCGACTCGGCGACCCCCATCACCATCACCTTCCCCAACCAGGCGGCGGGGATCGCGGTGGACCTGGTGGCCATCCGGCCCTAGGGGATCTCTTGACGACAAAGCCCCGCTGCCAGCGGGGCTTTTGTTTTGATCGGGGGATCGGGTCATCGGGTCCTTGAAGGCCCCGGCGCGCCCGGCTCTCCCTTAGCAACCAGCTACTGGCTACTGTTCCTACGAAGAGAAGGCCGCGGCGAAGTCCTCCGGATCGATGCCGCGGTAGGAGAGGGTGTGCTTGAGGCGCTCGCGCAGGTCCGGGGGCGTGGACTCGATGAAGGCGCGCACCGCATCCTCGAGCGCGACCTGGGCGCGCCCGCCTTCCTCCACTGCCGTCTCGGCGCGAAAGCGGGTGGACTGCTCGACCGCCTCGCGCGCCGGCAGGGGCAATTCGCGCAGCAGCTCTTCCACGATCTCGGCGGCTTCGTCGCTCCAGGTCACGAGCGCTTCCCTCCCCCCGCCGCGGCCGGCT from Terriglobales bacterium includes the following:
- the fusA gene encoding elongation factor G; protein product: MAREVQLERCRNIGIMAHIDAGKTTTTERVLFYTGRTHRIGEVHEGTATMDWMEQEQERGITITSAATTCLWRDVRINIIDTPGHVDFTAEVERSLRVLDGACAVFDAVHGVEPQSETVWRQADKYGVPRICFINKMDKMGADFEHAIDTIRKRLNARPVATQLPIGQEDKFKGAIDLFAMKAILWKDETLGAEFVVEEIPEELKKKASAFHNQMVETIVENDDELLHKYMEGDTITPGELKASLRKSTIALKLFPVLCGSAFKNKGVQPLLDAVVDFLPSPADIPPVKGHDPDHPEKLLERKAADNEPFSALAFKIMTDPFVGQLAFIRIYSGKLKTGDSVYNSRRQRSERIGRLLKMHANKREEISEIYAGDICACVGLKNITTGDTICDEKHPILLESIEFPAPVISVAVEPKTKGDQEKMGVALSKLAQEDPTFKVATDPDSGQTIISGMGELHLEIIVDRMMREFSVEANVGKPQVAYRETIRKPAQAEGKFIRQTGGRGQYGHVKIRLEPNPGKGYEFENEIVGGAVPKEFIKPVDQGIKEALEGGVLAGYEMVDVKATLYDGSYHDVDSSEMAFKIAGSMAFKEAARRASPVLLEPVMSVEVVVPEDFAGAIIGDLSSRRGHISGMEHRAGSQVVSAIVPLSEMFGYATQMRSNTQGRATFSMHFARYEEAPRQVAEEIIAKVQGKTVGR
- the rpsG gene encoding 30S ribosomal protein S7, producing the protein MPRKGHIAKREVAADPVYGSTLVTKFVNSMMWDGKKSTAQGIFYDAMKKLEEKGGGEALKLFTKAVENAKPLLEVKTRRVGGANYQVPVEVNPDRRTSLAIRWLITYSRGRAEKGMTEKLTNELLDAANNRGAAIKKKEDVHRMAEANKAFAHYRW
- the rpsL gene encoding 30S ribosomal protein S12 translates to MPTFHQLVKQGRSRVNYKTASPALQECPQKRGVCTRVYTQTPKKPNSALRKVARVRLTNGIEVTTYIPGVGHNLQEHSIVLIRGGRVKDLPGVRYHVIRGTLDTVGVANRKQGRSKYGAKRPK